One Nostoc punctiforme PCC 73102 DNA window includes the following coding sequences:
- a CDS encoding pentapeptide repeat-containing protein: protein MSTYLSQVWQLLRNYVRDISLQEMPKTRLVETKVGLSLGKSIKELNKSVKFAQGNLQEDSWSQRLQESLEKWTISKSSLTSKIGDRISGPLPSELCLRVCDRQMHEEIYDLLGNRALKSEIVNQIIELVVSSQKIDPEVLFWRLEDFYRRWCQGEFIDATPDDNLPQKTKLKLATQNIAIGLRQLDIYTGLNVLILLLELHRYAQEQDELKEKITFYPSAQPDTDNFFTSQLLRIINYSDALEIGNFSSIVGQFLKGGNFRSAYLGDANLTGADFSGADLSLAYLGDANLTGVNFIGANLSGANFGDANLSGANLSGANLSGADLSSTNLSGANLSRANLSRADLNRADLSSTNLNRADLSNTNLSRADLSSTNFSRADLSNAILFGANLSEANLSNVSLNHADLCRADLSGADLSHAILNGTNLSDTILFSTNLSDAILMAADLSYAKLNGAKLNNARLNGAMFLGADLSGVDLSRVSLNEADLSGVILSEADLSGADLTDAILFGTDFSYANLNSANLSGSNLSGAILNGANLSHSNLSYAILSGADLSDANMEKMTWGKKQQWEGVRGLETAVNIPVALKEELGLN, encoded by the coding sequence ATGTCAACATATTTATCTCAAGTTTGGCAACTGCTGAGAAATTATGTGAGGGATATAAGCTTACAAGAGATGCCAAAGACCAGATTGGTGGAAACTAAAGTCGGTTTATCTCTAGGAAAAAGTATTAAAGAACTAAACAAAAGCGTTAAATTTGCTCAAGGTAATTTACAGGAAGATTCATGGTCTCAAAGACTGCAAGAAAGCTTAGAAAAATGGACAATATCAAAGAGCAGTTTGACTTCTAAGATAGGCGATCGCATATCGGGCCCGCTACCATCAGAGTTATGCTTAAGAGTGTGCGATCGCCAGATGCATGAAGAGATTTATGATTTACTAGGCAATAGAGCGCTGAAATCAGAAATAGTCAACCAAATAATAGAATTGGTTGTGAGTAGTCAAAAGATTGACCCAGAAGTGCTTTTCTGGCGGCTAGAAGATTTTTATCGTCGCTGGTGTCAGGGAGAATTTATTGATGCCACACCAGATGATAACCTGCCTCAGAAAACAAAATTAAAGCTAGCAACTCAAAATATTGCGATCGGGCTGAGACAGTTAGACATCTATACAGGATTGAACGTACTGATTTTACTGTTAGAGTTACACCGCTACGCCCAAGAGCAAGATGAACTCAAAGAAAAAATTACCTTCTATCCATCAGCCCAACCAGATACAGACAATTTTTTCACATCCCAACTGCTGCGGATCATTAACTATAGCGATGCCTTAGAAATTGGCAACTTTAGCAGTATAGTCGGGCAATTTCTCAAAGGCGGTAACTTTCGTAGTGCTTACTTGGGCGATGCCAACCTTACCGGGGCAGATTTTAGCGGTGCTGACCTCAGCCTTGCCTATCTCGGCGATGCCAACTTAACTGGTGTAAACTTCATAGGTGCCAACCTTAGCGGTGCCAACTTCGGCGATGCCAACCTCAGTGGTGCTAACCTCAGTGGGGCTAACCTCAGTGGTGCCGACCTCAGCAGCACTAACCTTAGTGGTGCTAACCTTAGCCGTGCCAACCTTAGCCGCGCCGACCTGAATCGCGCCGACCTCAGCAGCACCAACCTCAACCGCGCCGACCTCAGCAACACCAACCTCAGCCGCGCCGACCTCAGCAGCACCAATTTCAGCCGAGCCGACCTCAGCAACGCTATCCTTTTTGGTGCGAATCTAAGTGAAGCCAACCTCAGCAACGTCAGCCTTAACCATGCTGACCTCTGCCGCGCCGACCTCAGTGGTGCTGATTTAAGTCACGCCATCCTCAACGGTACTAACCTCAGCGATACAATTCTTTTCAGCACCAACCTTAGTGATGCCATCCTCATGGCTGCTGACCTTAGCTATGCCAAACTTAACGGTGCCAAACTTAACAATGCAAGACTTAACGGTGCAATGTTCTTAGGCGCAGACCTTAGCGGCGTAGACCTGAGTCGGGTAAGCCTCAACGAAGCTGACCTCAGTGGGGTGATTCTCAGCGAAGCCGACCTCAGTGGTGCCGACCTCACCGACGCGATCCTTTTCGGTACAGACTTCAGCTATGCCAACCTTAACAGTGCTAACCTCAGTGGCAGTAATCTGAGTGGTGCGATCCTCAATGGCGCGAATCTCAGCCACAGTAACTTAAGTTACGCCATCCTCAGTGGTGCAGATCTCAGCGATGCCAATATGGAAAAAATGACCTGGGGTAAAAAACAGCAGTGGGAAGGTGTGCGGGGATTAGAGACAGCAGTTAATATCCCGGTGGCATTGAAAGAAGAATTGGGGTTGAATTGA
- a CDS encoding aspartate ammonia-lyase — protein sequence MTEHTDSQFRIERDSMGDRQIASSFYYGIQTLRAIENFPISGIKPLATYVDAGLIIKKATAIVNGELNCIPEDISQAIVQATDEILAGKFRDQFVVDVYQAGAGTSHHMNVNEVLANRALEILGEEKGNYKRVSPNDHVNYGQSTNDVIPTAIRIGGLLALSKTLHPAIEGAIASLENKAVEFQDIVKSGRTHLQDAVPVRLGENFRAWAHILTEHQNRIYTASGDLMVLGLGGSAAGTGLNTHPLYRARVVEVLSELIDTPLEPAPHLMAAMQSMAPFVNVSGALRNLAQDLVKISHDLRLMDSGPKTGLKEIQLPPVQPGSSIMPGKYNPVMAEMTSMVCFQVMGYDSAITLAAQAGQLELNVMMPLIAYNLIHSIEILGNTIAALTERCIEGITANQERCLAYAEGSLALVTALNTHIGYLNAAAVAKESLETGKSLRQIVLERGLMSETDLATVLNLEHMSGILPLKTE from the coding sequence ATGACTGAACACACAGACTCTCAATTCCGCATCGAACGCGATTCGATGGGCGATCGCCAAATTGCTAGTAGCTTTTATTACGGCATTCAAACGCTACGGGCGATCGAAAACTTTCCTATTAGTGGCATTAAGCCTTTAGCTACTTACGTAGATGCTGGATTAATCATTAAAAAAGCTACAGCAATTGTCAATGGAGAACTGAATTGTATTCCCGAAGATATTAGTCAGGCGATTGTCCAAGCAACTGATGAAATCCTGGCTGGGAAGTTCCGGGATCAGTTTGTCGTGGATGTTTATCAGGCAGGTGCTGGAACATCCCACCACATGAATGTCAACGAAGTTCTGGCAAATCGCGCCTTAGAAATTCTGGGTGAAGAAAAGGGCAATTACAAACGTGTTAGTCCTAACGATCACGTTAACTATGGGCAGTCTACCAATGATGTGATTCCTACTGCCATTCGGATTGGTGGTTTATTGGCATTATCCAAGACATTACACCCAGCAATAGAAGGTGCGATCGCATCCTTAGAAAACAAAGCTGTAGAATTTCAAGATATTGTCAAATCTGGCAGAACCCACTTACAAGACGCTGTACCCGTGCGTTTGGGTGAAAATTTTCGCGCTTGGGCGCACATTCTTACAGAACACCAAAACCGGATTTACACCGCCTCTGGAGATTTGATGGTGCTGGGTTTGGGAGGTAGTGCAGCAGGAACCGGTTTAAATACTCATCCTCTATATCGCGCCCGTGTAGTAGAAGTTCTTTCAGAATTGATTGATACACCTTTAGAACCTGCGCCCCATCTCATGGCAGCTATGCAGAGTATGGCTCCATTTGTAAATGTTTCCGGTGCTTTACGCAATTTAGCGCAGGATTTAGTCAAAATATCTCATGACTTGCGGCTGATGGATTCGGGACCAAAAACTGGTTTGAAAGAAATCCAACTTCCCCCAGTGCAACCCGGTTCCTCGATTATGCCAGGGAAATATAACCCAGTCATGGCAGAGATGACATCAATGGTGTGTTTTCAGGTGATGGGTTATGACAGTGCGATCACATTAGCCGCACAAGCCGGACAATTAGAATTAAATGTGATGATGCCGCTAATTGCCTATAACTTGATTCACAGTATCGAAATTCTCGGCAATACCATCGCTGCACTCACCGAACGCTGCATCGAGGGAATTACTGCAAATCAAGAACGTTGTTTAGCTTATGCCGAAGGCAGTTTAGCTTTAGTAACCGCACTAAACACCCACATTGGTTATTTAAACGCTGCTGCTGTCGCCAAAGAATCTTTAGAAACTGGTAAATCCCTGCGGCAAATTGTTCTAGAACGGGGATTAATGAGTGAAACAGACTTAGCCACAGTGTTAAATCTAGAACACATGAGTGGTATCTTACCGCTCAAAACAGAATAA
- a CDS encoding inorganic diphosphatase translates to MDLSRIPAQPKPGLINVLIEITGGSKNKYEYDKELEAFALDRVLYSSVKYPYDYGFVPNTLADDGDPLDGMVIIDEPTFPGCIIAARPIGFLEMIDGGDRDEKILCVPDKDPRYTQVKSLKDVAPHRLDEIAEFFRSYKNLEKKVTEILGWQDVDKVAALVEKSVKAYRG, encoded by the coding sequence GTGGATTTATCTCGTATTCCTGCCCAACCGAAACCCGGTTTAATCAACGTTCTGATTGAAATTACTGGCGGAAGTAAAAATAAATACGAATACGACAAGGAACTAGAAGCTTTTGCTCTAGACCGAGTACTTTATTCCTCGGTAAAATATCCTTATGACTATGGCTTTGTACCCAATACTTTGGCAGATGATGGCGATCCCCTCGATGGGATGGTCATAATTGATGAGCCAACCTTCCCAGGCTGTATTATTGCTGCACGACCGATTGGCTTCTTGGAAATGATTGACGGTGGCGATCGCGATGAAAAAATCCTTTGTGTTCCTGACAAAGATCCCCGTTACACTCAGGTTAAATCCCTGAAAGATGTAGCGCCACACCGCTTAGATGAAATCGCTGAATTTTTCCGTAGTTATAAAAATTTGGAAAAAAAGGTGACTGAAATTCTCGGTTGGCAAGATGTGGACAAGGTTGCAGCTTTAGTAGAAAAATCCGTCAAAGCTTATAGAGGATAA
- a CDS encoding DUF362 domain-containing protein, producing the protein MQTQKPSVSLIRATSYEREALRESLVILLEPFGGIAAFVKKGDRVLLKPNLLTGSRPGKECITRAELVYEVAQMVIEVGGKPFLGDSPAFGSAKGVAIANGYLPILEELNLPIIDFHGQRYQTISDNFNHLRLSKEAMEADVVINLPKVKSHAQLTLTLGVKNLFGCVPGKMKAWWHMEAGKDANRFGEMLVETARAINPNLTILDGIIGHEGNGPSNGEPRQLGILAAASDIFALDRAMVEILNVPPEQVPTVAASQRLGVCPELTAIEFPHLNPDLLKIEDWRLPDKLMPIDFGMPRVIKSTFKHLYTRFIKEPISVYGRN; encoded by the coding sequence ATGCAGACTCAAAAACCATCTGTTAGTCTCATTCGGGCTACATCTTATGAACGAGAGGCTTTACGAGAATCCTTAGTAATTCTCCTAGAACCTTTTGGAGGAATAGCAGCATTTGTTAAAAAAGGCGATCGCGTTTTACTCAAACCCAATCTACTTACAGGGTCGCGTCCTGGTAAAGAGTGTATCACCCGTGCCGAACTAGTTTACGAAGTTGCCCAAATGGTAATTGAAGTTGGCGGTAAGCCCTTTTTGGGTGATAGTCCTGCTTTTGGTAGTGCCAAGGGCGTAGCAATAGCAAACGGCTATCTGCCTATTTTAGAAGAACTCAATCTTCCCATCATCGATTTTCACGGTCAGCGTTACCAAACAATTAGTGATAATTTTAACCATCTGCGACTGTCTAAAGAAGCAATGGAAGCAGATGTAGTGATTAATCTACCTAAAGTTAAATCTCATGCCCAGTTGACATTAACACTGGGTGTAAAAAACTTGTTTGGTTGCGTCCCCGGCAAAATGAAAGCTTGGTGGCACATGGAAGCCGGAAAAGATGCGAATAGATTTGGTGAAATGTTAGTAGAAACTGCCAGAGCTATTAACCCTAACTTAACCATATTAGATGGCATCATAGGTCATGAAGGAAATGGCCCTAGTAATGGTGAACCTCGCCAACTAGGAATTTTAGCAGCCGCATCAGATATATTTGCTTTAGATCGGGCAATGGTAGAAATTCTCAATGTTCCTCCTGAACAAGTGCCCACAGTTGCAGCTTCCCAAAGACTCGGAGTTTGTCCAGAACTAACTGCTATCGAGTTTCCACATTTAAATCCTGACTTATTAAAAATAGAAGATTGGCGGCTACCAGACAAGTTGATGCCCATTGATTTTGGTATGCCTCGCGTAATTAAGTCTACCTTTAAGCATCTTTACACCCGATTTATCAAAGAACCAATTAGTGTTTACGGAAGGAACTAA
- the panD gene encoding aspartate 1-decarboxylase, whose product MQRTLLLAKIHNCTLTGANINYVGSISIDEILLEKAGILPYEQVQVVNSANGQRFITYAIPAPAHSGVIELNGGAARLGIIGDRLIIMTYGQFTPEELKNYSPTVVIVDEKNRLLEVRRYDDLLVKV is encoded by the coding sequence ATGCAGCGTACTCTCCTTTTGGCAAAAATTCATAATTGCACCCTTACAGGGGCGAATATCAACTACGTGGGTAGTATCAGCATCGATGAAATCCTTTTGGAAAAGGCTGGGATCTTACCTTATGAACAAGTGCAAGTAGTTAATAGTGCCAATGGTCAGCGTTTTATTACTTATGCGATCCCGGCTCCAGCCCATTCAGGAGTAATTGAGCTAAATGGGGGTGCAGCACGTTTAGGCATTATTGGCGATCGCTTGATTATAATGACTTACGGGCAGTTCACTCCAGAAGAGTTAAAAAATTACTCTCCTACGGTAGTCATTGTGGACGAAAAAAACAGGCTGTTGGAAGTTCGGCGCTACGATGACCTGCTCGTTAAGGTCTAA
- a CDS encoding LOG family protein — translation MTSSASFDTLESLQADIAELIARLPTLKNRQLIQQALATIVRLADTEIERLDWKILSAALADMERGFQLFYDYRHVRKVTIFGSARLAPDTPEYQMALEFARAVSQLGFMVMTGGGGGIMQAGHEGAGRENSFGLNIQLPFEQEANPFIEGDPKLIIFKYFFTRKLFLLKESDAVALFPGGFGTQDEAFECMTLSQNGKFGPVPLVLIDHPGGDYWRSWSEYIDKQLVQNGLVSPEDPSLYTVTDNLDVACDAITRFYQVYHSCRYVGEQLVIRLKTDISDYLVEQLNADFSDIIVKGRIEKSQALPQEAQDETVELPRLILYFNQRDLGRLYQMIATINQMGTATSSDEVHPERK, via the coding sequence ATGACTTCATCTGCGTCGTTTGACACATTAGAGTCTTTACAGGCGGATATCGCTGAATTGATCGCTCGTTTACCGACATTAAAAAATCGGCAACTTATTCAGCAAGCACTTGCTACTATTGTCCGTCTAGCTGATACAGAAATTGAGCGTCTCGATTGGAAAATATTGTCGGCTGCGTTAGCAGATATGGAACGCGGTTTCCAGCTCTTTTATGATTACCGACACGTTCGCAAAGTCACCATCTTCGGTTCTGCTCGTCTAGCGCCAGATACGCCAGAGTACCAAATGGCCCTTGAGTTTGCTCGCGCTGTTTCTCAATTAGGATTTATGGTGATGACCGGCGGTGGCGGTGGAATCATGCAGGCGGGTCACGAAGGTGCTGGACGAGAAAATTCCTTTGGATTAAATATTCAATTACCTTTTGAACAAGAAGCAAACCCTTTTATAGAGGGCGATCCCAAGCTAATTATTTTCAAATATTTCTTTACTCGCAAGCTTTTTCTCCTCAAAGAAAGTGATGCTGTAGCCTTATTTCCGGGAGGCTTTGGCACTCAAGATGAAGCTTTTGAATGTATGACATTAAGCCAGAATGGTAAGTTTGGCCCAGTACCTCTAGTTTTAATTGACCACCCTGGTGGTGATTACTGGCGGTCTTGGAGCGAATATATTGATAAGCAATTAGTCCAAAATGGTCTTGTCAGTCCTGAAGACCCCAGCCTTTACACGGTGACAGACAACCTGGATGTGGCTTGTGACGCTATTACTCGTTTTTACCAGGTTTATCACTCCTGTCGATATGTAGGCGAGCAATTAGTCATCCGCCTGAAGACAGATATATCAGACTATCTTGTAGAGCAACTCAATGCTGATTTCAGTGACATTATTGTTAAAGGACGGATTGAAAAAAGTCAGGCATTACCTCAAGAAGCACAAGATGAAACGGTTGAATTACCCCGCCTCATTTTGTACTTCAATCAACGGGACTTGGGGCGTTTGTATCAGATGATTGCCACAATTAACCAAATGGGTACTGCTACATCTTCTGATGAAGTACACCCAGAAAGAAAGTAG
- a CDS encoding MBL fold metallo-hydrolase, protein MSNFELSDSQSYVPEKSAILPSSPADEFIVQFWGVRGLIPTPDTSTNRYGGNTACVEIYVGGKRLIFDGGTGLRILGKTWQELQQPIQAHLFFTNCQSNRIQGFPFFAPAFIVENCFHIYGTAASNGASIKQCLYDQMLQPHFPYPLQVMQSELQFYNLTPDSDVKLDDVIITTALINQTQRSVGYRVSWQDYSVAYVTDLHQNAEQVEQERILEFIKGADLLIANATYTPPTSHNHDSADLLWQAAVNAALNAGVQRLAISHHHPDDHDDFLDRVQVDVKSAFSQAVLAHEGLVLTVSK, encoded by the coding sequence ATGTCAAATTTTGAGTTGTCGGATTCCCAGAGCTACGTACCTGAAAAGTCTGCTATCCTGCCAAGTAGCCCAGCAGATGAATTTATTGTGCAATTTTGGGGTGTAAGGGGTTTGATTCCCACCCCAGACACCAGCACCAACCGCTATGGTGGTAATACTGCTTGTGTAGAAATATATGTAGGTGGGAAACGCCTGATTTTTGATGGCGGTACTGGCTTACGCATACTGGGTAAAACTTGGCAAGAACTACAACAGCCAATACAAGCCCATTTATTTTTTACCAACTGTCAATCAAATCGGATTCAAGGGTTTCCCTTTTTTGCTCCCGCATTTATTGTAGAAAATTGCTTTCATATTTACGGCACAGCTGCCTCAAATGGAGCCTCAATCAAACAATGTTTGTACGATCAGATGCTCCAGCCCCACTTTCCTTATCCTTTACAGGTAATGCAGTCGGAATTGCAGTTTTACAATCTGACTCCAGACAGTGATGTAAAGCTAGATGATGTTATCATTACAACCGCATTAATCAATCAAACTCAGCGCTCAGTTGGCTACCGAGTTAGTTGGCAAGATTATAGTGTTGCCTACGTCACGGATTTGCACCAGAATGCCGAGCAAGTGGAGCAAGAGCGGATTTTAGAGTTTATTAAAGGCGCTGATTTGCTGATTGCCAATGCCACTTACACTCCCCCTACGTCTCACAACCATGACTCTGCTGATTTACTCTGGCAAGCTGCGGTGAATGCAGCTCTGAATGCTGGTGTACAACGGCTAGCTATTTCTCATCATCACCCAGATGACCATGATGATTTTCTCGATCGGGTTCAAGTCGATGTTAAATCTGCTTTTTCTCAAGCAGTATTAGCCCATGAAGGTCTAGTTTTAACTGTTAGTAAGTGA
- a CDS encoding HhoA/HhoB/HtrA family serine endopeptidase, with product MRFPKLPRSIRQLSSYVLALALGVVLTVSTLQVLPSQAEPAPQVTGGDTPQLIAQRQSPATAAIGTSSFVTAAVNRVGSAVVRIDTERTITRRVDPFMEDPFFRRFFGDGFSQQVPSEQLRGLGSGFIIDKSGLVMTNAHVVDKADKVTVRLKDGRTFEGKVQGIDEVTDLAVVKINAGNDLPVAPLGSSTNVQVGDWAIAVGNPLGFDNTVTLGIVSTLKRSSAQVGISDKRLDFIQTDAAINPGNSGGPLLNGQGEVIGINTAIRPDAMGIGFAIPIDKAKAIAAQLQRDGKVAHPYLGVQMLTLTPDLAKQNNTDPNSPIQIPEINGVFVMRVVPNSPAASAGIRRGDVILQVDGKAITSAEQLQNVVEDSRLGQVLQVKVQRGNQTQQLSVRTAELQNAS from the coding sequence ATGCGATTTCCCAAATTACCCAGATCCATACGTCAACTCAGTAGTTATGTTTTAGCGCTCGCGCTTGGAGTTGTGTTAACGGTTAGCACATTGCAGGTGTTGCCTTCCCAAGCCGAACCTGCACCCCAAGTTACAGGTGGAGATACTCCACAACTGATTGCTCAACGGCAATCACCAGCCACGGCTGCGATCGGTACTAGTAGCTTTGTCACAGCAGCAGTGAATCGTGTTGGTTCAGCAGTTGTTCGCATTGATACTGAGCGGACAATTACTCGTCGCGTCGATCCATTTATGGAAGACCCATTTTTCCGTCGGTTCTTTGGTGACGGTTTCTCCCAACAGGTTCCTTCTGAGCAGTTACGCGGTTTAGGTTCAGGTTTCATTATTGACAAGAGCGGCTTAGTTATGACTAACGCTCATGTGGTCGATAAGGCTGATAAGGTAACAGTCCGGCTCAAAGATGGCCGTACCTTTGAAGGAAAAGTTCAAGGTATTGATGAAGTTACAGATTTGGCAGTAGTCAAGATTAACGCTGGTAACGATTTACCAGTCGCACCCTTGGGTTCTTCCACTAATGTCCAAGTCGGAGATTGGGCGATCGCAGTTGGTAATCCTTTAGGATTTGATAATACCGTTACTTTGGGAATTGTCAGTACGCTCAAACGTTCCAGCGCCCAAGTTGGCATTAGCGACAAACGCTTAGACTTCATTCAAACCGATGCCGCCATTAACCCAGGTAACTCTGGCGGGCCGCTATTAAATGGCCAAGGTGAAGTGATTGGCATTAACACAGCGATTCGTCCCGACGCGATGGGTATTGGGTTTGCCATTCCTATTGATAAAGCGAAAGCGATCGCAGCGCAACTGCAACGTGATGGCAAAGTTGCTCACCCCTATTTAGGTGTGCAAATGCTAACTTTAACACCCGATCTTGCCAAGCAAAATAACACCGATCCCAACTCTCCTATTCAGATACCAGAAATTAATGGTGTTTTTGTCATGCGAGTAGTCCCCAATTCTCCCGCTGCATCTGCTGGTATTCGGCGCGGGGATGTAATTCTGCAAGTTGATGGTAAAGCTATTACCAGTGCTGAACAATTGCAGAACGTTGTAGAAGATAGTCGTCTTGGTCAAGTATTGCAGGTGAAAGTGCAACGAGGTAATCAGACACAGCAGCTTTCAGTCCGCACAGCTGAGTTGCAAAATGCTTCATAG
- the pgsA gene encoding CDP-diacylglycerol--glycerol-3-phosphate 3-phosphatidyltransferase gives MTIPNWITFSRLLGIPFLLYGLYNPTPEAQWICLAIFLVAALTDWLDGYLARKLNQISELGKFLDPLVDKLLVLAPLLVFIELGKVPAWGVFLILARELAIAGWRVNQTTITGANIWGKLKTVSQIVAIALLIAPLGEVWRTPSLLAFWISVALTLISGGIYLVPQNPAKENPRLDTKRT, from the coding sequence ATGACCATACCCAACTGGATTACCTTCTCTCGCCTATTGGGGATACCATTTCTGCTTTATGGTTTATATAATCCCACACCTGAAGCTCAGTGGATATGTTTGGCGATTTTTCTCGTTGCTGCATTGACTGATTGGTTAGATGGCTATTTGGCACGGAAGCTCAACCAAATTAGTGAGTTGGGTAAGTTTCTCGATCCCTTAGTGGATAAACTTCTAGTACTTGCGCCGTTGCTGGTTTTTATTGAACTAGGAAAAGTGCCTGCTTGGGGAGTGTTTTTGATTTTAGCGCGAGAATTAGCGATCGCTGGCTGGCGGGTAAATCAAACGACGATTACCGGAGCGAATATTTGGGGTAAACTCAAAACTGTTAGTCAAATAGTAGCGATCGCACTTTTGATTGCGCCTTTGGGTGAAGTGTGGCGAACTCCCTCTTTGCTTGCCTTTTGGATTTCTGTCGCCCTGACTTTAATCTCTGGAGGTATTTATCTTGTACCGCAAAATCCAGCTAAGGAAAATCCACGGTTAGATACAAAGCGAACCTAA
- a CDS encoding D-alanyl-D-alanine carboxypeptidase, with protein sequence MLELLGSGLVSLWLEMAGVQIKPLDALDALTWQSSPGLVIAPDPNPTGATTVQEYLKKLITSKVVAQNLAESQGIWMQSGPMLMANHQGTTPLPAASLTKIATSLVALKTWGPDYQFDTLVSITGPVVNGVVQGDLVITGGGDPLFVWEEAIALGNTLNKMGIKQVKGNLIVNGTFAMNFQRQPMLAGMMLKQTLNRATWGRPAIYTHSIMAKGTPKPQVVISGTVKVEAQPNPQQTLLLRHRSLPLKQLLKEMNVYSNNDMAEMLADSVGGAAVVQSTAANLARVPQVEIQLINGSGLGPENRISPRAVCAMFMAIQSEASAHQLNLSDLFPMSGFDHRGTVHSRHIPLATVIKTGTLRDVSALAGVMPTRDRGLVWFAIINRGTNVWGLRTGQDQLLQSVVKQLQLPLTVPTALIPHSAINSLPQLGAISRNEILFKS encoded by the coding sequence ATGCTGGAATTATTGGGTTCAGGTTTGGTGTCACTCTGGCTGGAAATGGCCGGGGTACAAATCAAGCCTCTAGATGCCTTAGATGCTTTAACTTGGCAAAGTAGTCCTGGCTTAGTTATTGCCCCCGATCCCAATCCAACTGGGGCAACTACGGTGCAGGAATATCTGAAAAAGCTCATCACATCAAAAGTGGTGGCGCAAAATCTGGCTGAGAGTCAGGGCATTTGGATGCAGTCGGGACCAATGCTGATGGCAAACCACCAAGGAACGACACCTCTCCCTGCTGCCTCTTTAACCAAAATTGCCACTTCACTTGTTGCTTTGAAAACTTGGGGCCCAGATTACCAATTTGATACTTTGGTGAGTATCACCGGACCAGTGGTAAATGGAGTTGTGCAGGGCGATTTGGTGATTACAGGCGGTGGCGATCCTTTGTTTGTTTGGGAAGAAGCGATCGCTCTTGGTAATACTCTTAATAAAATGGGCATCAAGCAGGTAAAGGGAAATTTGATCGTTAATGGCACTTTTGCCATGAATTTCCAACGGCAGCCGATGCTGGCAGGTATGATGCTCAAGCAAACACTAAATCGTGCAACTTGGGGCCGCCCCGCTATTTACACACACTCAATCATGGCTAAGGGAACACCCAAGCCTCAAGTTGTCATTTCGGGTACGGTGAAAGTTGAAGCACAACCAAACCCTCAACAAACTTTGTTACTGCGTCATCGCTCGTTACCCTTGAAGCAACTGCTCAAGGAAATGAATGTTTACAGTAACAACGATATGGCAGAGATGCTAGCAGATTCAGTGGGAGGAGCAGCTGTAGTCCAATCCACTGCTGCTAATCTTGCCAGGGTGCCACAAGTGGAAATTCAGTTAATTAATGGTTCTGGGCTAGGCCCCGAAAATCGCATTTCCCCCAGGGCTGTTTGTGCGATGTTTATGGCTATTCAAAGTGAGGCATCTGCCCATCAGCTAAATCTGAGTGATTTGTTCCCCATGTCTGGGTTTGATCACCGAGGAACAGTACACAGCAGACACATTCCCCTTGCTACTGTGATCAAAACTGGCACTCTTCGAGATGTGAGTGCTTTAGCAGGAGTTATGCCCACACGCGATCGCGGTTTGGTTTGGTTTGCTATTATCAATCGTGGGACAAATGTTTGGGGTTTGCGGACTGGACAAGACCAACTACTACAAAGTGTTGTAAAACAGTTACAACTACCTCTAACCGTTCCTACCGCCCTGATTCCCCACTCAGCAATCAACTCTTTACCCCAGCTAGGTGCAATCAGTCGGAATGAAATTTTATTCAAAAGTTAG